The following proteins are co-located in the Flectobacillus major DSM 103 genome:
- a CDS encoding T9SS type A sorting domain-containing protein: MKNVAVRFVPQSCTLGIFVFLPKAEFLNDFSLETCSKIVPKQLFLLILFCGIVLFSQKVSSQHLDNLISLASWKCSPMKSLKALVTGNSNTISLNPNGFQNYYHVWQDIKIEAGQIYHINLQAQSTSNEAAVGYEFYDNSGQLLTKKITPITPSSTLQAHSFSAIKAPKNAVTARLVASTFGASLQLENISITQSAVSNNLFQDLISIELYPNPSSTNVTVKIKKDNFTDTNITGLSVIGLDGSVHLSQTVSQTDEITISVQELNAGLYFVKLNQENGDTITKKLVVYH, from the coding sequence ATGAAAAACGTAGCCGTTCGCTTTGTTCCTCAAAGCTGTACTTTGGGCATATTTGTGTTTTTGCCTAAAGCCGAGTTTTTGAATGATTTTTCACTAGAAACATGTTCAAAAATCGTACCAAAACAGCTTTTCTTGCTTATATTATTTTGTGGAATTGTATTATTCTCACAAAAGGTATCGAGCCAGCATCTCGACAACCTTATATCATTGGCATCATGGAAATGCTCTCCTATGAAATCTTTAAAAGCATTGGTAACTGGCAATAGCAATACTATATCGCTGAATCCTAATGGTTTCCAGAATTATTATCATGTATGGCAAGATATAAAAATTGAAGCTGGACAAATATACCACATTAACTTACAGGCTCAATCTACTTCTAATGAAGCCGCTGTAGGATATGAATTTTATGATAATTCAGGACAATTACTTACCAAAAAAATCACTCCTATAACACCGTCTTCAACACTTCAAGCTCATAGCTTTTCAGCTATAAAAGCTCCCAAAAATGCCGTTACCGCCCGATTAGTAGCCTCTACCTTTGGAGCATCGTTACAATTAGAAAATATCTCAATTACTCAATCTGCGGTCAGCAATAACCTATTTCAAGACTTAATAAGCATAGAGCTTTACCCCAATCCGAGTAGTACGAATGTAACCGTAAAAATTAAAAAAGATAATTTTACCGATACCAACATCACTGGTTTGTCTGTTATTGGCTTAGATGGTTCTGTGCATTTGAGTCAAACCGTTAGTCAGACCGACGAAATAACTATCTCGGTACAAGAACTCAATGCTGGTCTGTATTTTGTAAAACTCAATCAGGAAAATGGCGATACTATTACTAAAAAATTAGTAGTATATCATTAG
- a CDS encoding NADH:flavin oxidoreductase/NADH oxidase, with the protein MSHLFSPLQIRDITTKNRIVVSPMCQYSAINGLANDWHFSHLATRAVGGAGIVFTEAVAVTPEGRITPSDLGLWHDAQIAPLQRITDFIAQRGAIPAIQLAHAGHKAGSAEPWNGGKHLATQQGGWLPIAASPYLLDTGVSAQQASLDDIEQIIIDFGNTTRRAIEAGFQIIEVHAAHGYLLNGFLSPIVNQRTDEYGGSFDNRVRLLIRVLREVRKNMPINYPLFVRISASDWLENGWKLEDSVQLAQLLALENVDLVDCSSGGLAPATAISVGPNYQVPFAEAIKKHTNLLTGAVGMITTAQQAEAILSNQQADLIFMARELLRNPYFPLQAAQQLQENINWPIQYQRAKPKY; encoded by the coding sequence ATGTCACATTTATTTTCTCCTCTTCAAATAAGAGACATAACTACTAAAAATAGGATTGTTGTATCTCCTATGTGTCAGTACTCGGCCATCAATGGCCTCGCCAATGATTGGCACTTTAGCCACTTAGCTACCCGAGCCGTAGGCGGAGCAGGGATCGTTTTTACCGAAGCGGTTGCAGTTACACCCGAGGGGCGAATCACCCCAAGCGACTTGGGGCTTTGGCACGACGCTCAGATAGCTCCTCTTCAACGTATTACCGATTTTATCGCTCAACGAGGAGCTATACCTGCTATTCAGCTAGCTCATGCTGGACACAAAGCTGGTTCTGCCGAGCCTTGGAACGGAGGCAAACACCTGGCCACACAACAAGGTGGCTGGCTACCCATTGCAGCAAGTCCGTATCTACTAGATACTGGTGTGTCGGCTCAACAAGCAAGCCTCGACGACATTGAGCAAATTATTATTGATTTTGGCAACACCACCCGCAGGGCTATCGAAGCAGGCTTTCAAATTATCGAAGTTCATGCCGCACATGGTTATTTGCTTAACGGCTTTTTGTCACCTATTGTTAATCAGCGAACCGATGAATATGGCGGTAGCTTTGACAACAGAGTACGATTATTGATTAGAGTATTACGAGAAGTCCGAAAAAATATGCCTATCAACTACCCTCTTTTTGTCAGAATTTCTGCTAGTGATTGGTTAGAAAATGGCTGGAAACTTGAAGATTCAGTACAACTGGCACAGTTATTAGCACTCGAAAACGTCGATTTGGTAGATTGTTCTTCGGGTGGATTGGCACCAGCAACGGCTATTTCAGTAGGGCCTAACTACCAAGTTCCTTTTGCAGAAGCCATCAAAAAACATACAAATTTGCTAACGGGAGCAGTAGGTATGATTACCACAGCACAACAAGCCGAAGCAATACTCAGCAACCAACAAGCCGACCTTATCTTTATGGCACGTGAGTTATTGCGCAACCCTTATTTTCCACTTCAAGCGGCACAACAATTACAAGAAAACATTAATTGGCCCATACAATACCAAAGAGCTAAACCTAAATACTAA
- a CDS encoding OmpA family protein: MKKLVLFIALLPLVSSCVSKKKFAEAQAKIVDLEKSRDEALAKLRSDVADCEKRFADLRADLQNKDGELSLKSKQLKDLQDQVDYLKRTNTNLLDRLSDLSVVSKSGAESIKKSLEALNDQSKYIQNLNSSIQRKDSINLALVMSLKRSLADVNDDDVTVEVKKGVVYISISDKMLFRSGSSDINAKAEAVLEKVAKVVNDHKELDILVEGHTDSVPIATDCVKDNWDLSAKRATSVVRLLQTKFSVAPERMTAGGRSEFSPKESNDNAAGRKLNRRTEIIVTPKLDQFFQLLTNGK, translated from the coding sequence ATGAAAAAGTTAGTTTTATTTATCGCGTTACTACCCTTAGTATCGTCTTGTGTAAGCAAGAAAAAATTTGCTGAAGCTCAGGCTAAAATTGTTGACCTCGAAAAGAGCAGAGACGAAGCTCTTGCAAAATTGAGATCAGACGTAGCTGACTGTGAAAAAAGATTTGCTGACTTACGTGCCGATTTACAAAATAAAGATGGCGAGTTGTCTTTGAAATCTAAGCAATTAAAAGACTTGCAAGACCAAGTAGATTACTTGAAAAGAACAAACACTAACTTGTTAGACCGTTTGTCTGACTTATCGGTAGTAAGTAAGTCTGGTGCTGAGAGTATCAAGAAATCATTGGAGGCTTTGAACGACCAAAGCAAATATATCCAAAACTTGAACTCGTCTATCCAACGCAAAGACTCTATCAACTTGGCTTTAGTAATGAGCTTGAAGCGTTCATTGGCTGACGTTAACGATGATGATGTAACTGTAGAAGTGAAAAAAGGTGTAGTTTACATCTCTATCTCGGACAAAATGTTGTTCCGTTCTGGTTCATCTGATATCAACGCAAAAGCTGAAGCTGTGTTAGAGAAAGTAGCTAAAGTGGTAAATGACCACAAAGAGCTAGATATCTTAGTAGAAGGTCATACTGACAGTGTACCTATCGCTACTGATTGTGTGAAAGATAACTGGGATTTGAGTGCTAAGCGTGCAACTTCTGTAGTTCGTTTGCTTCAAACTAAATTCAGTGTAGCTCCTGAGCGTATGACTGCTGGTGGTCGTTCTGAGTTTTCTCCTAAAGAATCAAACGACAACGCTGCTGGTCGCAAGTTGAACCGTAGAACTGAAATCATCGTAACTCCTAAATTGGATCAATTCTTCCAATTGCTTACAAATGGCAAATAA
- a CDS encoding ROK family protein, whose amino-acid sequence MKLWGIDLGGTKIECAVLDSNNHLAVITRRRLPTEADKGYEHILSQIKKLVDIVSEELGEQPTKLGFATPGVLDPATQTMKNCNTVCMNGKPMHQDLEAILQVPVKLANDANCFALAEALMGAGKHYPDAEVVFGVIMGTGVGGGLVVHGKVIGGQHGIGGEWGHNILEENGEPCYCGKAGCVEKVIAGPALEKYYAEHSGNTLKLKEILDRHLAGIDELATATIERLLEYYGRAISTLTNVIDPNLIVIGGGVGNIDLLYTEGYERIKKYIFNDKKITTPIVKPVLGDSAGVFGAALL is encoded by the coding sequence ATGAAACTTTGGGGTATTGATTTGGGAGGAACCAAAATCGAATGTGCAGTGCTCGATAGCAACAACCATTTGGCCGTAATTACACGCAGAAGACTCCCTACCGAAGCAGATAAAGGCTACGAACACATTTTATCACAAATCAAAAAATTAGTTGACATAGTAAGTGAAGAGCTTGGCGAACAACCTACCAAACTTGGATTTGCAACCCCGGGAGTCCTTGACCCAGCTACCCAAACCATGAAAAACTGTAATACAGTTTGTATGAATGGAAAACCAATGCACCAAGATTTGGAAGCTATTTTGCAAGTTCCTGTAAAACTGGCCAACGATGCCAACTGCTTTGCCCTTGCTGAGGCATTGATGGGAGCTGGCAAACACTACCCTGATGCCGAAGTCGTATTTGGGGTAATTATGGGCACTGGTGTTGGCGGTGGCCTAGTAGTTCATGGTAAAGTAATTGGTGGACAACACGGTATTGGTGGTGAATGGGGGCATAATATCCTTGAAGAAAATGGTGAACCTTGCTACTGTGGCAAGGCCGGATGTGTAGAAAAAGTTATTGCTGGGCCAGCCCTCGAAAAATATTATGCTGAACATTCGGGCAATACCTTAAAACTAAAAGAGATACTCGACCGCCATTTGGCTGGTATCGATGAGTTGGCTACCGCTACTATCGAACGTCTTTTAGAATATTACGGCCGAGCCATCTCCACGCTTACCAATGTTATCGACCCCAACCTTATTGTTATTGGCGGCGGCGTTGGCAATATTGATTTGCTTTATACAGAAGGCTACGAAAGAATTAAGAAATATATTTTTAACGACAAAAAAATCACTACTCCTATCGTAAAACCAGTATTGGGCGATAGTGCAGGCGTATTTGGTGCAGCTTTGTTATAA
- the rsgA gene encoding ribosome small subunit-dependent GTPase A — MNKGLIIRSTGSWYEVLAENKHVWQCRLKGKFKIKGLQTSNPLAVGDRVKFDIEDTVENTGIIYEIEQRENYIIRKSVHKTAQGHILAANLDQAVIIVTLNYPRTSLGFIDRFLVSAESFRIPTTIVFNKIDLLSEDEKDQLADLAALYESIGYPCIFTSVVDNIGIGAFKDLLTDKISLISGHSGVGKSSLVNKIAPSLDLRTSEISNFANKGVHTTTFATMFEIAENSFIIDTPGIKELGLIDIEKEELSHFFPEMRALLGQCKFHNCKHLNEPKCAVLEAVAEGTIAETRYMSYLSMMDNDDNRR, encoded by the coding sequence ATGAATAAAGGTTTAATCATTCGTTCAACAGGCTCTTGGTATGAGGTTTTGGCAGAAAATAAGCACGTTTGGCAATGCCGATTAAAAGGGAAATTTAAGATAAAGGGCTTACAAACATCCAATCCTTTGGCTGTAGGCGACCGTGTAAAGTTTGATATAGAAGATACCGTTGAAAACACCGGTATTATTTATGAAATAGAACAACGTGAAAACTATATTATCCGAAAATCTGTCCATAAAACAGCACAAGGGCATATTCTGGCTGCTAATCTTGACCAAGCCGTTATTATCGTAACCCTCAATTATCCAAGAACATCACTTGGATTTATCGACCGTTTTTTGGTAAGTGCCGAGTCGTTCAGAATACCCACTACCATTGTTTTTAATAAAATAGATTTGCTTTCGGAAGATGAAAAAGACCAACTAGCCGACTTGGCAGCTTTGTATGAATCAATAGGCTATCCTTGTATTTTTACGTCGGTCGTTGATAATATTGGTATTGGTGCATTCAAAGACTTATTAACAGACAAAATCTCTTTGATTTCGGGGCATTCGGGCGTTGGAAAATCTTCGTTGGTCAACAAAATTGCTCCAAGCCTAGACCTCCGCACTTCGGAAATATCTAATTTTGCCAACAAAGGCGTGCATACCACTACATTTGCAACTATGTTTGAAATTGCAGAGAATTCATTCATTATAGATACTCCAGGTATCAAAGAATTAGGATTGATTGATATTGAGAAAGAAGAATTATCCCATTTTTTCCCCGAAATGCGAGCATTGTTAGGCCAATGCAAATTCCATAATTGTAAACATCTCAACGAACCCAAATGTGCCGTGCTAGAAGCCGTAGCAGAAGGTACTATTGCCGAAACTCGCTATATGAGCTATTTGAGTATGATGGACAACGACGACAATAGAAGATAA
- a CDS encoding 3-deoxy-D-manno-octulosonic acid transferase → MAKVLYNLSIYLYQWVIGLVSPFNKKAKNWIDGRQNIFEHIESALHKAQSEQPTPLAVAWFHCASLGEFEQGRPVIEAFKKEYPNFKIFLTFFSPSGYEVRKNYAEADFIFYLPSDTPANANRFVQLVNPKIAFFVKYEFWYNYLHTLHQKGIPAVSFSAIFRPNQIFFKSYGQFNRDILHFFSHIFVQNTLSESLLRSIGVTQISIGGDTRFDRVKQIADAKKDIPIAEKFKAGQKILIIGSCWHQDFTVLYPFINRFGHDLKVIIAPHEIHRDEIAKWQQQLQHSSVLYSEALNGKDPSQAQVLIIDNIGMLSSLYQYAEFAWIGGAYGKGLHNTLEAATFGLPIFFGNKVYTKFQEALDLIAIEGAMAIDNTNDFEKYFMPLFQQDKLREDKSKRIIAFVEQNLGSTQQVINYIKTLGINPPTQSPQSL, encoded by the coding sequence TTGGCAAAAGTATTATATAACCTTTCTATTTACTTGTATCAATGGGTAATTGGCTTGGTAAGCCCCTTTAATAAGAAGGCAAAAAACTGGATAGACGGCCGCCAGAATATCTTTGAGCATATAGAATCGGCACTTCACAAAGCACAATCCGAGCAGCCAACACCACTTGCTGTGGCGTGGTTTCACTGTGCCAGTTTGGGCGAATTTGAACAAGGTCGCCCTGTTATTGAGGCTTTCAAAAAAGAATATCCCAACTTCAAGATTTTCCTTACCTTCTTTTCTCCTTCAGGATACGAAGTGCGTAAAAATTATGCAGAAGCTGATTTTATTTTTTACTTACCGTCCGACACCCCTGCTAATGCAAATAGATTTGTACAATTGGTAAACCCCAAAATAGCCTTTTTTGTCAAATACGAATTTTGGTATAATTATTTGCATACCTTACACCAAAAGGGCATTCCGGCGGTATCTTTCTCGGCTATATTTCGTCCAAATCAGATTTTCTTCAAAAGTTATGGTCAGTTCAATCGTGATATTTTACATTTTTTTAGTCATATCTTTGTTCAAAATACCCTTTCAGAATCGTTATTAAGAAGCATTGGAGTTACACAAATTAGTATAGGAGGCGATACCCGTTTTGATAGAGTAAAGCAAATTGCAGATGCTAAAAAAGATATTCCGATAGCCGAAAAATTTAAAGCAGGACAAAAAATCCTAATTATAGGCTCGTGCTGGCATCAAGACTTTACGGTATTGTATCCATTTATCAATCGCTTTGGGCATGACCTAAAGGTTATTATTGCCCCACACGAAATACATCGAGATGAAATTGCCAAATGGCAACAACAATTACAGCATTCGAGTGTGCTGTACTCTGAGGCACTCAATGGCAAAGACCCTAGCCAAGCTCAGGTCTTGATTATTGATAATATCGGAATGTTGTCATCCTTGTACCAATACGCCGAATTTGCATGGATTGGTGGAGCGTATGGCAAAGGACTGCATAATACCCTCGAAGCAGCTACTTTTGGGCTACCTATTTTCTTTGGAAATAAGGTTTATACCAAATTTCAAGAAGCTCTTGATTTGATAGCCATTGAAGGAGCAATGGCCATCGACAACACAAATGATTTTGAGAAGTATTTTATGCCACTATTCCAGCAAGACAAGCTCAGAGAAGATAAATCAAAAAGAATTATCGCATTTGTAGAGCAAAATTTAGGAAGTACACAGCAAGTCATCAACTACATAAAAACATTGGGTATCAACCCGCCTACTCAATCACCCCAATCATTATGA
- the ytxJ gene encoding bacillithiol system redox-active protein YtxJ, whose translation MNWNQLTDQAQLTEIREESYNQPVLIFKHSTRCSISSTALNRLERNWKQEEVGSLKPYYLDLIANRPISNEVAEKFGVEHQSPQILVIQNGDCVYSATHFEISFADIAASV comes from the coding sequence ATGAACTGGAATCAATTGACAGACCAAGCCCAATTAACAGAAATCAGAGAAGAATCGTATAACCAACCCGTATTAATATTTAAGCATAGTACTCGTTGTTCTATTTCATCGACAGCGTTGAATCGATTAGAGAGAAATTGGAAGCAAGAAGAGGTAGGAAGTTTGAAACCTTATTATTTGGATTTGATAGCCAATAGACCTATTTCAAACGAGGTTGCGGAAAAGTTTGGTGTCGAACATCAATCTCCTCAAATATTAGTGATTCAAAATGGCGATTGCGTATATTCGGCTACACATTTTGAAATCAGCTTTGCCGATATTGCTGCTTCAGTATAA
- a CDS encoding OsmC family protein, with the protein MPTVKTTYLGDLRTESTHLQSGNQLITDAPTDNMGKGEAFSPTDLLATATGTCMLTTMAIVAQRDGIELAGSEVEVTKIMSSTPPRRVARLEIFLKMKANVVLSPEQIQKLDRTAHTCPVALSLHPDVEQVVSIEWLS; encoded by the coding sequence ATGCCAACAGTAAAAACAACCTACTTAGGTGACCTTCGCACAGAATCAACACACTTGCAGTCTGGAAACCAATTAATTACGGATGCCCCAACCGACAACATGGGAAAAGGAGAAGCCTTCTCTCCTACCGATTTGTTGGCTACTGCTACAGGTACTTGTATGCTTACAACTATGGCTATTGTAGCACAACGAGATGGTATCGAGTTGGCGGGGTCGGAAGTAGAAGTAACCAAAATTATGAGTTCAACGCCTCCTCGTCGTGTAGCTCGTTTGGAAATATTCCTAAAAATGAAAGCTAATGTTGTTTTGAGTCCTGAACAAATTCAGAAATTAGACCGAACTGCTCATACCTGCCCAGTGGCACTTAGCTTGCACCCTGATGTAGAACAAGTAGTAAGTATTGAGTGGCTATCATAG
- the lipA gene encoding lipoyl synthase, which translates to MIELPVVAPKVDAQPATKHNKKPDWLRVKLPIGKEYAKVRSIVDEYKLHTICQSGNCPNMGECWGAGTATFMILGNVCTRSCTFCAVATGRPNEYDADEPRRVAEAIKLMGVKHAVITSVNRDELKDKGAEIWYQTVVQVKEVSPTTTIETLIPDTKSNWDALYRMIEGGQEVVSHNMETVERLYRNVRPQAKYARSLEQTKRTKEFGKRTKSGIMLGLGETKEEVFKAMDDLVENGLDVLTLGQYLQPTKMHHEVIEWIHPETFAMYKEEGLRRGLQYVESGALVRSSYHAEKHI; encoded by the coding sequence ATGATAGAACTTCCAGTAGTAGCACCCAAAGTTGATGCTCAACCAGCTACCAAGCATAACAAAAAACCCGATTGGTTAAGAGTAAAACTACCAATTGGTAAAGAATACGCCAAGGTTCGTAGTATTGTTGACGAATACAAGCTACACACCATCTGCCAGTCGGGCAATTGCCCCAATATGGGCGAATGCTGGGGAGCAGGTACAGCTACATTCATGATTCTTGGCAATGTATGTACTCGTTCTTGTACTTTCTGTGCTGTAGCCACAGGCCGTCCAAACGAATACGATGCCGACGAACCAAGAAGGGTAGCCGAGGCGATTAAGTTGATGGGCGTAAAACATGCCGTGATTACTTCTGTAAACCGTGATGAACTAAAAGACAAAGGTGCTGAAATTTGGTATCAGACAGTTGTTCAAGTAAAAGAGGTTTCGCCAACTACAACTATCGAAACCCTCATTCCAGACACAAAAAGCAACTGGGATGCCCTATATCGAATGATTGAAGGTGGACAAGAGGTTGTTTCTCATAACATGGAAACGGTAGAACGCCTTTATAGAAATGTACGCCCTCAGGCCAAATATGCTCGCAGTTTAGAGCAAACTAAGCGTACTAAAGAGTTTGGTAAACGTACCAAATCGGGTATTATGCTAGGCTTAGGCGAAACCAAAGAAGAGGTATTCAAAGCTATGGACGATTTGGTAGAAAATGGCTTGGATGTACTTACACTAGGACAATACCTACAGCCAACCAAGATGCACCATGAAGTAATAGAGTGGATTCACCCCGAAACTTTTGCGATGTACAAAGAGGAAGGTTTGAGAAGAGGGTTGCAGTATGTAGAGTCTGGTGCATTGGTACGATCAAGTTATCATGCAGAAAAACATATCTAA